The following proteins come from a genomic window of Bacillota bacterium:
- a CDS encoding DUF1116 domain-containing protein yields MSKIDQANQEAVKRMMMSRPVWVDVGRARDVIPGMKDNLFLHAGPPITWDRMSGPLKGAIIGGLLYEGKAKNVEEAEKLAASGEIEYAPCHHYNAVGPMAGVTTPSQMVFIIEDKEWGGYTYSNMNEGYGKVLRYGAYDEEVLNRLHWLDEVYAPVIKEAVHLSKGLDIKSIIAQALHMGDDGHNRNRATTSLFIRSIAPFVAETQWGKKMEYDAPRLNLANVSEYFKDKKASAAAEVLAFMHSNDLTSLNAIMAACKSMALAAHGVEHSTVVTTLARNGTDFGIRVSSTGDKWFTAPANVPDGLYFSGFNASDANRDIGDSVITETVGIGGFAMAAAPAIVNFIGGSPADAFDATNEMYEITVAENNNFNIPAMDFKGTPTGIDVRKVVEKNIVPRINTGIAHKEPGIGQVGAGIVKPPMEMFIDALKELAK; encoded by the coding sequence ATGAGTAAGATTGATCAGGCGAATCAGGAAGCAGTAAAAAGAATGATGATGTCAAGACCGGTTTGGGTTGATGTGGGGAGAGCCCGGGACGTTATACCGGGTATGAAAGATAATTTATTTCTTCATGCAGGTCCGCCTATCACCTGGGACAGAATGAGTGGCCCCCTGAAAGGTGCGATTATCGGAGGTCTCCTGTACGAGGGAAAGGCAAAAAATGTAGAAGAGGCAGAAAAACTGGCTGCTTCAGGTGAGATTGAATATGCTCCCTGTCACCATTACAATGCTGTAGGCCCGATGGCAGGAGTTACAACTCCGTCACAAATGGTTTTTATCATTGAAGATAAAGAATGGGGCGGTTATACTTATTCCAACATGAATGAAGGATATGGTAAAGTACTGCGTTACGGAGCTTACGATGAGGAAGTATTAAATCGGCTGCACTGGCTTGACGAAGTTTATGCCCCTGTCATCAAAGAGGCTGTCCACCTGTCCAAAGGTCTTGATATAAAATCGATTATTGCCCAGGCTTTGCACATGGGTGACGACGGTCATAACCGTAACCGGGCAACTACTTCGCTCTTTATCCGCAGTATCGCTCCATTTGTTGCCGAAACTCAGTGGGGCAAAAAAATGGAATATGATGCCCCGCGGTTGAACCTGGCAAATGTATCAGAGTATTTTAAGGATAAAAAGGCTTCGGCTGCTGCAGAAGTGCTTGCTTTTATGCATAGCAATGATCTTACCTCGCTGAATGCAATTATGGCGGCCTGCAAGAGTATGGCTCTGGCTGCACATGGTGTTGAACACTCGACCGTTGTAACAACCCTGGCCCGTAACGGTACTGATTTCGGAATAAGGGTGAGCAGTACAGGCGATAAATGGTTTACAGCGCCGGCAAACGTTCCCGACGGTCTCTATTTCTCTGGATTTAACGCATCTGACGCAAACCGGGATATCGGTGACAGTGTTATAACTGAAACGGTCGGTATCGGTGGATTTGCCATGGCTGCTGCACCGGCCATTGTCAATTTTATCGGTGGCTCGCCTGCTGATGCCTTTGATGCCACCAATGAAATGTATGAAATTACCGTAGCTGAAAATAATAATTTTAATATACCGGCTATGGATTTTAAAGGTACCCCTACAGGTATTGATGTCCGTAAAGTAGTGGAAAAAAATATTGTTCCGAGAATTAATACCGGTATAGCGCACAAAGAACCGGGCATCGGCCAGGTAGGAGCCGGAATCGTAAAACCACCGATGGAAATGTTTATCGATGCCCTTAAAGAACTCGCAAAATAA
- a CDS encoding fdrA domain protein, which translates to MNDLLKSEIKIINIGLEGFAETLKERGAKVIHVRWQPPAMGNEDLLSLLDKLK; encoded by the coding sequence ATGAATGATTTGTTAAAAAGCGAAATTAAAATCATCAACATAGGGCTGGAAGGTTTTGCTGAAACATTAAAAGAAAGGGGAGCAAAAGTTATTCATGTTCGCTGGCAGCCGCCGGCAATGGGCAATGAAGATCTACTGAGCTTACTCGATAAATTAAAATAA
- the fdrA gene encoding acyl-CoA synthetase FdrA, translated as MVIKSYISKNTFRDSVYLMRLSSTIREFDGVDEAEVIIGTDHNKKFLESGGLMTDEIARDAGANDLIIAVRAVDEEKAEKAIQDALTEMNKSVERENLQSEFIPRTFETAIKNLPGANIALISIPGTYVKREADKILDAGLNLMIFSDNVTLKEEIALKQKARDKGLLVMGPDCGTAIINGVPLAFSNEVRQGKIGIVAAAGTGLQEVSSLISNMGEGISHGIGTGGRDVKKSVGGITMLLGLEMLINDDSTEVIVVVSKPPDPEVSDKVLTEAGKSKKPVVVNFLGGDQEKVKTAGCIPAATLKEASLKAVNIVRGKDADTGIEPYKTPEEIINKEIKSYKSGQKRLRALFSGGTLAYEALLILSDLPQKMHTNLSYKDALKLEDVYKSVGNTIIDFGEDEFTQGRLHPMIDPALRNKRILAEARDPETAVISLDIVLGYNAHHDPAGSALEAILEARKIAEKDGRKITFTAYVCGTEDDPQKRGDQVAKLKDEGVHVFESNADAAFFTRELLKKLK; from the coding sequence GTGGTTATTAAGAGTTATATATCTAAAAATACATTTCGCGATTCGGTTTACCTGATGCGTCTATCCAGTACGATCAGAGAATTTGATGGTGTTGATGAAGCGGAAGTAATCATTGGTACAGATCATAATAAAAAGTTCTTGGAATCAGGCGGTTTAATGACAGATGAAATTGCCCGTGATGCGGGAGCAAATGATCTTATAATCGCTGTTAGAGCAGTGGATGAAGAAAAAGCAGAGAAGGCTATCCAGGATGCACTTACAGAGATGAATAAATCAGTCGAAAGAGAAAATCTTCAAAGTGAATTTATACCACGAACATTTGAAACTGCCATAAAGAACCTTCCGGGTGCTAATATTGCTCTGATCTCTATACCGGGCACTTACGTAAAAAGAGAGGCGGATAAAATTCTGGATGCCGGCCTTAACCTGATGATCTTCAGTGACAATGTCACCCTCAAAGAGGAGATCGCCCTGAAACAAAAAGCCCGTGACAAAGGCCTGCTGGTAATGGGCCCCGATTGCGGTACTGCCATTATCAACGGTGTACCCCTGGCTTTTTCGAATGAAGTAAGGCAGGGTAAAATCGGTATAGTTGCTGCTGCCGGCACAGGTTTGCAGGAAGTATCATCCCTGATCAGCAACATGGGAGAAGGGATCAGTCACGGGATCGGCACCGGAGGCAGGGATGTAAAGAAATCGGTAGGTGGCATAACAATGCTTCTTGGACTTGAAATGCTGATTAATGATGACAGCACAGAGGTTATTGTCGTTGTTTCAAAGCCGCCTGATCCTGAAGTCAGTGATAAGGTCCTCACCGAAGCTGGGAAAAGTAAAAAACCGGTTGTTGTCAATTTTCTTGGCGGAGATCAGGAAAAGGTAAAGACAGCAGGGTGTATTCCAGCGGCAACATTAAAAGAAGCCTCCCTGAAAGCAGTGAACATTGTTCGGGGAAAAGATGCTGACACCGGAATAGAGCCGTATAAAACTCCGGAAGAAATAATAAATAAGGAAATTAAAAGTTACAAAAGCGGCCAGAAGCGTCTCCGTGCCCTGTTTTCAGGTGGAACACTGGCTTACGAGGCACTTTTAATTCTCAGTGATTTACCGCAAAAAATGCATACAAATCTTAGTTATAAAGATGCTTTGAAGCTTGAAGACGTATACAAGAGCGTCGGGAATACAATAATTGATTTTGGAGAAGATGAATTTACCCAGGGACGCTTGCATCCAATGATCGATCCGGCCCTTCGAAATAAACGGATTCTTGCCGAAGCCCGCGATCCTGAAACAGCGGTAATCTCGCTTGATATTGTTCTCGGCTACAACGCTCATCATGATCCGGCAGGATCTGCCCTTGAAGCAATCCTTGAAGCAAGAAAGATCGCCGAAAAAGATGGAAGAAAGATTACATTTACAGCCTACGTGTGCGGAACGGAAGATGATCCGCAGAAACGTGGGGATCAGGTTGCCAAGCTAAAAGATGAAGGAGTACATGTATTTGAGAGTAATGCGGATGCCGCTTTCTTTACCCGAGAACTTCTCAAAAAATTAAAGTGA
- a CDS encoding PucR family transcriptional regulator ligand-binding domain-containing protein, with protein MQNHYGITVAEALSLDTINRLTVVGGHNGLDRIIKLVNVIEVPDIMDWLIDGEFLLTTGYSFREYPDLMESLIPRMNETNSAALAIKPKRYLTEIPEQIIASANRYNIPLLEVPFDLSFSEIIAPVLGVIFNQQYKILQKLEQAHKNLMDLALNGSPLEELCKETGKLISNPVAIKDTDGSLIVNDECPDQYKFDLFFSDRSVEIKREKLRFGNIKEVKYSLEYTSDTDKPLTIKAIRIPIIADKYQYGHIVAILNNPIYEPDILIIERAATIAALEFTKKKAIFEIERSYYNDFLEILLSADFTNREEVINRGRVFNIDLDFPTAVAIINDAGSTDIGNMESYININATRSKEDLLKAINLFRKQQAFDNYIAGIKGNNVVLVLSLPDKNSSIFLRETISSLAGFISSTLTDNAQINIGVGRSFNDVKQIKRSYSEAREALKIAQLSDHSQVVFFDNLGFYKILSEKSRDELESFVEELLQPVLEYDQQKKGDLIRTLEAYFENSRNLKHTSDKLFTHYNTVLYRIKKIEELIGVSMDNPDSALNLELAINILKLFRRENI; from the coding sequence ATGCAAAATCATTACGGAATTACCGTTGCTGAAGCCCTGTCACTCGATACTATCAACCGTTTAACAGTTGTCGGCGGACATAACGGGCTCGATCGAATCATTAAACTGGTTAATGTAATCGAAGTACCGGACATAATGGACTGGTTGATTGATGGAGAATTCCTTTTAACAACCGGTTATTCTTTTCGTGAGTATCCGGATCTAATGGAATCACTTATACCCCGGATGAATGAAACGAACAGCGCCGCCCTGGCTATAAAGCCGAAACGATACCTGACAGAAATACCGGAACAGATTATTGCCAGCGCCAACCGGTATAATATCCCTCTTTTGGAAGTCCCCTTTGATCTTTCGTTTTCAGAAATAATTGCTCCTGTCCTGGGTGTGATTTTCAACCAGCAGTATAAAATACTGCAAAAACTTGAACAAGCCCATAAGAATTTGATGGATTTAGCTTTAAATGGAAGTCCCCTCGAAGAGCTCTGCAAAGAAACCGGTAAACTAATCTCTAATCCAGTAGCGATCAAAGATACTGATGGTTCGTTGATTGTTAACGACGAGTGTCCCGATCAGTATAAATTTGATCTTTTCTTTTCTGACCGCAGTGTGGAAATCAAACGAGAAAAACTGCGTTTTGGAAATATCAAGGAAGTTAAATATTCCCTTGAATATACTTCAGATACTGATAAACCGCTGACTATCAAGGCTATTCGCATCCCCATCATCGCCGATAAATATCAATATGGCCATATAGTCGCTATCCTTAATAACCCTATTTATGAGCCGGATATATTAATTATCGAACGGGCAGCAACTATCGCTGCTCTTGAATTTACCAAGAAAAAGGCTATTTTTGAGATTGAAAGAAGTTACTATAACGATTTTCTGGAGATTCTTCTTTCAGCAGACTTTACCAACCGGGAGGAAGTAATTAACCGGGGGCGCGTTTTCAATATTGATCTTGATTTCCCAACAGCTGTAGCAATTATTAATGATGCCGGCTCTACCGATATCGGTAATATGGAAAGCTATATTAATATCAATGCTACACGCAGTAAAGAGGATTTACTTAAAGCGATAAACTTATTTAGAAAACAGCAGGCTTTTGATAACTACATTGCCGGAATCAAGGGTAATAATGTTGTACTGGTGCTAAGTTTACCCGATAAAAACTCATCGATTTTTCTACGAGAAACCATTTCATCACTGGCCGGTTTTATTAGCAGTACTCTTACTGATAACGCCCAGATTAATATTGGTGTAGGCAGGTCTTTTAATGATGTAAAACAGATTAAACGCAGCTACTCTGAAGCTCGTGAAGCATTAAAAATAGCGCAGTTATCAGATCATTCACAGGTTGTCTTCTTTGATAACCTTGGATTTTATAAAATCCTCAGTGAAAAAAGCCGTGATGAGTTAGAGAGTTTTGTTGAAGAATTACTCCAACCGGTTCTTGAATATGATCAACAAAAAAAAGGAGACCTTATCCGCACCCTGGAGGCATATTTCGAGAATAGCCGTAACCTTAAACATACTTCGGATAAGCTGTTCACGCATTATAATACAGTTCTTTACAGGATCAAGAAGATCGAAGAATTAATCGGGGTCAGTATGGATAATCCCGATTCAGCTTTAAATTTGGAGTTAGCCATTAATATCTTAAAACTTTTTCGTAGAGAAAATATATAA
- a CDS encoding CsbD family protein, protein MNEDILKGKWSELKGEAKKKWGKLTDDDLMVISGQKEKLVGVLQTKYGYAKEKAEEEYKSFLDSQK, encoded by the coding sequence GTGAACGAAGATATCTTGAAAGGAAAGTGGAGTGAACTGAAAGGCGAAGCCAAGAAAAAATGGGGGAAGCTAACTGATGATGACCTGATGGTAATTTCAGGGCAGAAGGAAAAACTGGTCGGGGTGCTACAAACAAAATACGGATATGCGAAAGAAAAAGCAGAGGAAGAATACAAGTCTTTTCTTGACAGTCAAAAGTAG
- a CDS encoding DUF3096 domain-containing protein, with protein sequence MLPEGGLLIGIITVIFGIIVMIFPKILNYIIGIYLIIIGIMGISQSL encoded by the coding sequence ATGTTGCCAGAAGGCGGTTTACTAATCGGAATAATCACTGTTATATTTGGGATTATCGTCATGATTTTCCCCAAGATCCTTAACTATATCATCGGTATCTATCTTATCATCATCGGAATCATGGGTATTTCGCAATCTCTGTAA
- a CDS encoding solute carrier family 23 protein has protein sequence MSEGRKMVYTLDEVPKPFTKSIGLGIQHVLTMFGATVSVPLIIAPALGASPEQIAVLVASVMLASGIATFFQVNYGTRLPIIQGVSFSFLGPFFAIIGLTVAAGTEVSLQYIAGAILLGAIVEMVVGFTGLIGKLQRFVSPVVIGPVIAMIGLALYQAGAPMAGGNWWLAITVIVAAFVFSLILGPKKPFFALFPILLAIIAAYLLALIMGEVSFDAVRNAPWIRLPWGPGGWILPWGMPKFEFGFVLIVLAGYLASMIESYGDYHAINAAAEGPPLTDKQISRGIGMEGLGCFVGALFGGLASTSYTENIGLVGLTKVASRYVVNVGVVILILMGIIGKFGGLVATIPLPIVGGLYCALFGLIASIGISNSAKSDLSSMRNQMIMGFILFMGLSLPYYFQTAGVSFEPQWLSNIVVSIGSTGMAVTAILGLILDNIIPGTDEERGLHMFGEKKESINQDYN, from the coding sequence ATGAGCGAAGGTAGAAAAATGGTCTACACACTGGACGAAGTACCAAAGCCCTTTACAAAATCAATAGGTTTAGGTATTCAACACGTGTTGACCATGTTTGGCGCCACAGTTTCTGTACCTCTGATTATTGCGCCGGCTCTCGGTGCATCACCAGAGCAGATTGCTGTCCTTGTAGCTTCTGTAATGCTTGCATCAGGTATAGCAACATTTTTCCAGGTTAACTACGGTACTCGTCTGCCGATTATTCAGGGTGTCTCGTTCTCATTTTTAGGACCGTTTTTTGCAATTATAGGCCTGACAGTCGCCGCTGGAACAGAGGTTTCATTGCAATATATTGCCGGAGCTATTTTACTTGGCGCAATCGTTGAAATGGTTGTCGGTTTTACCGGTCTGATCGGGAAATTGCAAAGATTTGTCAGCCCGGTAGTAATCGGTCCGGTAATTGCTATGATCGGTTTGGCTCTCTACCAGGCCGGTGCCCCAATGGCTGGTGGCAACTGGTGGTTGGCCATTACAGTGATAGTTGCGGCTTTTGTCTTTTCGCTAATCCTCGGTCCGAAGAAGCCGTTTTTCGCTCTCTTCCCAATTCTTTTAGCGATTATTGCTGCTTATCTTTTGGCACTGATTATGGGCGAGGTAAGTTTTGACGCAGTGAGAAATGCACCTTGGATCCGCCTTCCCTGGGGTCCGGGAGGCTGGATTTTACCCTGGGGTATGCCGAAATTTGAATTCGGTTTTGTGCTGATCGTACTTGCCGGCTACCTGGCCTCAATGATCGAATCCTATGGTGATTACCATGCGATAAATGCAGCTGCAGAAGGGCCTCCGCTTACCGATAAGCAGATCAGCCGCGGTATCGGAATGGAAGGCTTAGGCTGCTTTGTCGGCGCTCTATTTGGCGGATTGGCCAGTACCAGCTATACCGAAAATATTGGACTGGTTGGATTGACAAAAGTTGCCAGCCGCTATGTTGTAAATGTCGGTGTTGTTATACTGATTCTCATGGGGATCATCGGCAAGTTCGGCGGTCTGGTGGCTACCATTCCGCTTCCAATAGTTGGCGGTCTTTACTGTGCATTGTTTGGCCTGATCGCCTCAATTGGAATCAGCAACTCGGCCAAGTCGGACCTTAGTTCGATGCGAAACCAGATGATCATGGGATTTATTCTCTTCATGGGACTCAGCCTTCCATACTACTTCCAGACTGCCGGCGTCTCTTTCGAACCGCAGTGGCTGTCCAATATCGTTGTATCCATCGGATCGACGGGTATGGCTGTAACTGCAATCTTAGGTTTAATTCTTGATAACATTATTCCAGGGACTGATGAAGAAAGAGGGCTGCATATGTTTGGTGAGAAGAAGGAATCAATAAATCAGGACTATAATTAA
- a CDS encoding DUF2877 domain-containing protein, producing the protein MNNLNLDEFIELNSEWFDIDLCYVNRNYVLELHSYFKHAINFKVEEWPIMLVVTDMETGRGPSAIGLKNQDFARFLRIIKLSERIYLKERQLFITGGNNILQLNWREGNPVSFAPVYKNTPLRTLLRSSNLYAEMLKRIEIPSPAAVLLDYPGGEIYFRRIIADNFRLVILNIIEGNWTGSVEYIRNLSGLGRGLTPTGDDLIHSAFICAHYFIKDFSMKDIPENFISNINLKTNEFGRHMIELGRSGKSPEVAIKYIISLADGSVSEIYLNNLLAVGSTTGFDLALGIIYFIRILSSVKKLEI; encoded by the coding sequence ATGAATAATTTAAATTTAGATGAATTTATTGAACTAAACTCAGAATGGTTTGATATTGATCTTTGTTACGTTAACAGAAATTACGTATTGGAGCTGCACTCTTACTTTAAACATGCAATTAACTTTAAGGTCGAAGAATGGCCAATTATGTTAGTGGTTACCGATATGGAAACCGGCAGGGGACCGTCTGCAATAGGCCTTAAAAATCAGGATTTTGCGCGGTTTCTGCGCATAATAAAATTAAGTGAAAGGATTTATTTAAAGGAACGACAGCTTTTCATTACCGGTGGAAATAACATACTTCAACTTAACTGGCGTGAAGGAAACCCGGTTTCTTTCGCGCCGGTTTATAAAAATACGCCTCTTAGAACTCTTTTACGTTCTTCAAATTTATATGCAGAAATGCTGAAGCGGATTGAAATACCGAGTCCGGCGGCGGTACTTCTGGATTATCCCGGAGGGGAGATTTATTTCAGAAGAATAATTGCTGATAATTTTCGGTTGGTAATTTTAAATATTATTGAAGGAAATTGGACTGGCAGCGTTGAATACATCCGAAATCTTTCAGGTTTAGGCAGGGGTTTAACTCCTACAGGTGACGATCTGATTCACAGTGCATTTATCTGTGCTCACTATTTTATAAAAGATTTCAGCATGAAAGATATACCGGAGAATTTTATATCTAATATCAATCTTAAAACAAATGAATTCGGCCGGCATATGATTGAACTTGGCCGAAGTGGTAAATCGCCGGAGGTTGCTATTAAATATATTATTTCGCTTGCAGATGGCAGTGTATCAGAAATATATTTAAATAATCTGCTTGCCGTGGGTTCTACAACCGGATTTGACCTTGCGCTGGGCATTATATATTTTATCCGGATCTTAAGTTCGGTAAAAAAGTTAGAGATATAG
- a CDS encoding CoA transferase: MQKPLEGIKVVDLSRFIAGPYCTMKLGDMGADVIKVETPGKGDDSRALGPPFLDGESAYYLSFNRNKKSITLNLREKEARDILLNLIRDADILVENFRIGVTEEMGFTYEDVKKLKEDIIYCSITGYGHNSPYREKPSFDVMIQGEAGLMSITGFPDGPPQRVGVAIADILGGFHAVEGILLSLLVHRKTGKGQFIDVSLMDSIIAILTYQAGNFLATGQAPQRVGNRHPMITPYENFETKDGYVIFAVGNQRLWESFVKVLNRTDLNGDPRFSDMKGRNQHPAELKEILEEITRQKTTEEWVNIMEQAGVPCGRIRTIDQVLTDPHVEVREMVIEKEHPTAGMIKLTGVPTKLSLTPGEVYLAPPTLGQHTREILAGMGYSEGEITGLKERGII, from the coding sequence ATGCAGAAACCGCTGGAAGGAATTAAAGTTGTAGATTTAAGCCGCTTTATTGCCGGACCTTACTGCACCATGAAACTCGGTGATATGGGTGCTGACGTGATCAAAGTTGAAACTCCGGGTAAGGGTGATGATTCAAGAGCCCTGGGACCTCCATTTCTTGATGGCGAATCAGCTTATTACCTCTCGTTCAACCGCAATAAAAAAAGTATCACTCTGAATCTGCGGGAGAAGGAAGCCCGCGATATCCTTTTAAATCTTATCAGGGATGCTGATATCCTGGTTGAAAACTTTCGGATCGGCGTAACTGAAGAGATGGGCTTTACATATGAAGATGTGAAGAAGTTAAAAGAAGATATTATATACTGTTCGATTACCGGTTACGGACATAACAGTCCTTACCGGGAAAAGCCGAGTTTTGATGTCATGATCCAGGGTGAGGCCGGTTTGATGAGCATTACCGGTTTTCCTGACGGACCACCGCAGCGCGTTGGAGTGGCTATTGCTGACATCCTCGGAGGTTTCCATGCAGTCGAAGGCATACTTCTGTCCCTCCTGGTCCACCGGAAAACAGGAAAAGGCCAGTTTATTGATGTATCGCTGATGGATTCGATTATTGCAATATTAACCTATCAGGCAGGCAATTTTTTAGCTACCGGGCAGGCTCCACAAAGAGTTGGCAACCGCCATCCAATGATTACACCTTATGAGAATTTCGAAACAAAAGACGGATATGTAATTTTTGCCGTGGGTAACCAGAGATTATGGGAAAGCTTTGTTAAAGTTCTCAACCGTACGGATCTGAATGGTGATCCCCGATTTTCTGATATGAAAGGACGCAACCAGCATCCAGCTGAATTAAAAGAGATTCTGGAAGAGATTACCCGGCAGAAAACAACAGAAGAATGGGTAAATATAATGGAACAAGCCGGCGTTCCCTGTGGTAGAATTCGTACGATCGATCAGGTTTTGACCGATCCACATGTTGAAGTTCGTGAGATGGTAATTGAAAAAGAACATCCGACAGCAGGAATGATAAAACTAACCGGTGTGCCGACGAAGCTATCCCTGACACCGGGCGAAGTATACCTTGCTCCGCCCACATTGGGTCAGCATACCAGAGAGATCCTCGCAGGTATGGGTTATTCGGAAGGTGAAATAACCGGTTTAAAGGAGAGAGGAATTATTTAA